The segment ctgtctgtctgtctgtctgtctgtctgtctgtctgtctgtctgtctgtctgtctgtctgtctgtctgtctgtctgtctgtctgtctgtctgtctgtctgtctgtctgtctgtctgtctgtctgtctgtctgtctgtctgtctgtctgtctgtctgtctgtctgtctgtctgtctgtctgtctgtctgtctgtctgtctgtctgtctgtctgtctgtctgtctgtctgtctgtctgtctgtctgtctgtctgtctgtctgtctgtctgtctgtctgtctgtctgtctgtctgtctgtctgtctgtctgtctgtctgtctgtctgtctgtctgtctgtctgtctgtctgtctgtctgtctgtctgtctgtctgtctgtctgtctgtctgtctgtctgtctgtctgtctgtctgtctgtctgtctgtctgtctgtctgtctgtctgtctgtctgtctgtctgtctgtctgtctgtctgtctgtctgtctgtctgtctgtctgtctgtctgtctgtctgtctgtctgtctgtctgtctgtctgtctgtctgtctgtctgtctgtctgtctgtctgtctgtctgtctgtctgtctgtctgtctgtctgtctgtctgtctgtctgtctgtctgtctgtctgtctgtctgtctgtctgtctgtctgtctgtctgtctgtctgtctgtctgtctgtctgtctgtctgtctgtctgtctgtctgtctgtctgtctgtctgtctgtctgtctgtctgtctgtctgtctgtctgtctgtctgtctgtctgtctgtctgtctgtctgtctgtctgtctgtctgtctgtctgtctgtctgtctgtctgtctgtctgtctgtctgtctgtctgtctgtctgtctgtctgtctgtctgtctgtctgtctgtctgtctgtctgtctgtctgtctgtctgtctgtctgtctgtctgtctgtctgtctgtctgtctgtctgtctgtctgtctgtctgtctgtctgtctgtctgtctgtctgtctgtctgtctgtctgtctgtctgtctgtctgtctgtctgtctgtctgtctgtctgtctgtctgtctgtctgtctgtctgtctgtctgtctgtctgtctgtctgtctgtctgtctgtctgtctgtctgtctgtctgtctgtctgtctgtctgtctgtctgtctgtctgtctgtctgtctgtctgtctgtctgtctgtctgtctgtctgtctgtctgtctgtctgtctgtctgtctgtctgtctgtctgtctgtctgtctgtctgtctgtctgtctgtctgtctgtctgtctgtctgtctgtctgtctgtctgtctgtctgtctgtctgtctgtctgtctgtctgtctgtctgtctgtctgtctgtctgtctgtctgtctgtctgtctgtctgtctgtctgtctgtctgtctgtctgtctgtctgtctgtctgtctgtctgtctgtctgtctgtctgtctgtctgtctgtctgtctgtctgtctgtctgtctgtctgtctgtctgtctgtctgtctgtctgtctgtctgtctgtctgtctgtctgtctgtctgtctgtctgtctgtctgtctgtctgtctgtctgtctgtctgtctgtctgtctgtctgtctgtctgtctgtctgtctgtctgtctgtctgtctgtctgtctgtctgtctgtctgtctgtctgtctgtctgtctgtctgtctgtctgtctgtctgtctgtctgtctgtctgtctgtctgtctgtctgtctgtctgtctgtctgtctgtctgtctgtctgtctgtctgtctgtctgtctgtctgtctgtctgtctgtctgtctgtctgtctgtctgtctgtctgtctgtctgtctgtctgtctgtctgtctgtctgtctgtctgtctgtctgtctgtctgtctgtctgtctgtctgtctgtctgtctgtctgtctgtctgtctgtctgtctgtctgtctgtctgtctgtctgtctgtctgtctgtctgtctgtctgtctgtctgtctgtctgtctgtctgtctgtctgtctgtctgtctgtctgtctgtctgtctgtctgtctgtctgtctgtctgtctgtctgtctgtctgtctgtctgtctgtctgtctgtctgtctgtctgtctgtctgtctgtctgtctgtctgtctgtctgtctgtctgtctgtctgtctgtctgtctgtctgtctgtctgtctgtctgtctgtctgtctgtctgtctgtctgtctgtctgtctgtctgtctgtctgtctgtctgtctgtctgtctgtctgtctgtctgtctgtctgtctgtctgtctgtctgtctgtctgtctgtctgtctgtctgtctgtctgtctgtctgtctgtctgtctgtctgtctgtctgtctgtctgtctgtctgtctgtctgtctgtctgtctgtctgtctgtctgtctgtctgtctgtctgtctgtctgtctgtctgtctgtctgtctgtctgtctgtctgtctgtctgtctgtctgtctgtctgtctgtctgtctgtctgtctgtctgtctgtctgtctgtctgtctgtctgtctgtctgtctgtctgtctgtctgtctgtctgtctgtctgtctgtctgtctgtctgtctgtctgtctgtctgtctgtctgtctgtctgtctgtctgtctgtctgtctgtctgtctgtctgtctgtctgtctgtctgtctgtctgtctgtctgtctgtctgtctgtctgtctgtctgtctgtctgtctgtctgtctgtctgtctgtctgtctgtctgtctgtctgtctgtctgtctgtctgtctgtctgtctgtctgtctgtctgtctgtctgtctgtctgtctgtctgtctgtctgtctgtctgtctgtctgtctgtctgtctgtctgtctgtctgtctgtctgtctgtctgtctgtctgtctgtctgtctgtctgtctgtctgtctgtctgtctgtctgtctgtctgtctgtctgtctgtctgtctgtctgtctgtctgtctgtctgtctgtctgtctgtctgtctgtctgtctgtctgtctgtctgtctgtctgtctgtctgtctgtctgtctgtctgtctgtctgtctgtctgtctgtctgtctgtctgtctgtctgtctgtctgtctgtctgtctgtctgtctgtctgtctgtctgtctgtctgtctgtctgtctgtctgtctgtctgtctgtctgtctgtctgtctgtctgtctgtctgtctgtctgtctgtctgtctgtctgtctgtctgtctgtctgtctgtctgtctgtctgtctgtctgtctgtctgtctgtctgtctgtctgtctgtctgtctgtctgtctgtctgtctgtctgtctgtctgtctgtctgtctgtctgtctgtctgtctgtctgtctgtctgtctgtctgtctgtctgtctgtctgtctgtctgtctgtctgtctgtctgtctgtctgtctgtctgtctgtctgtctgtctgtctgtctgtctgtctgtctgtctgtctgtctgtctgtctgtctgtctgtctgtctgtctgtctgtctgtctgtctgtctgtctgtctgtctgtctgtctgtctgtctgtctgtctgtctgtctgtctgtctgtctgtctgtctgtctgtctgtctgtctgtctgtctgtctgtctgtctgtctgtctgtctgtctgtctgtctgtctgtctgtctgtctgtctgtctgtctgtctgtctgtctgtctgtctgtctgtctgtctgtctgtctgtctgtctgtctgtctgtctgtctgtctgtctgtctgtctgtctgtctgtctgtctgtctgtctgtctgtctgtctgtctgtctgtctgtctgtctgtctgtctgtctgtctgtctgtctgtctgtctgtctgtctgtctgtctgtctgtctgtctgtctgtctgtctgtctgtctgtctgtctgtctgtctgtctgtctgtctgtctgtctgtctgtctgtctgtctgtctgtctgtctgtctgtctgtctgtctgtctgtctgtctgtctgtctgtctgtctgtctgtctgtctgtctgtctgtctgtctgtctgtctgtctgtctgtctgtctgtctgtctgtctgtctgtctgtctgtctgtctgtctgtctgtctgtctgtctgtctgtctgtctgtctgtctgtctgtctgtctgtctgtctgtctgtctgtctgtctgtctgtctgtctgtctgtctgtctgtctgtctgtctgtctgtctgtctgtctgtctgtctgtctgtctgtctgtctgtctgtctgtctgtctgtctgtctgtctgtctgtctgtctgtctgtctgtctgtctgtctgtctgtctgtctgtctgtctgtctgtctgtctgtctgtctgtctgtctgtctgtctgtccctatgttccttttagaatcgaaaactactgaaccgatcggagtgaaaatttgcatataggggtttttggtgccagggaaggttctctcgacggcaaaagtcccctcccccactaagagcgttcttaaccctagagcggtcgcacTAGTGTACTTAttacacgcgttttcgaaaaacgcgaaaaactcatcgaaattttaatcaaattacaccaagttttggttgtattcgaagatctactcttcgCCTTCAACAATTCCAAAATAttggaaaaagaaataaaaaagtggtcgaaactTGCTTGTCAAAAtagcgtgtactcagtacaccagcgcgaccactaacgtaacttcttctgaaatgaaaaaagttacacaaaTGGTCGCGTCGTGTATTAAGTACACGGCGAACGCTACCTCAAGtttgtgaagagatagaaggttgcggttttcgacaaagttgcttatcttgCCAAGGCACTTCCGGTGATATACAACAATCTTCGGAACAGAttcgctactgttttacctgactcactgcgaatttgcgtattattgaaataaaacgtaaccatacgctttattcgtttataacgcatatgcagttaatatcgataacaaacgattttttgtaagttgtgcttttgttattgcatttaattcgtaaaaagttgcataaataacaattcagtttcacaatacaactattgcgtactactgacacatgaaatataacgtttaagtacgttatttttagtgatcaaaattaacgatattttcgatacatgggcgatatttttcgaaacctttcgaaccaacacgatcccgcgaatacaacgcatttcgcagtgtcaggtaacacagtagttggCACTAATAAGGAAGGATGTAAATTCATTTAGGAATATTTCGGAACGGTAATGAACTAGAAGGTtgctatttactacaaagttgtttgtaaagtcaagacgcatttggtaacggACACCTAAGTTaggaactagtccgctagatgtcgcatatgctgaaatttaattcatttggcgatatcTCAGAgccatgacgagatagaaggttgatgttttcgacaaagttgtttatcaggtCACGATACTTCCGACGATGAATACTAAAATTCGGAACAAAGTCGGTAGATGGTGGAGATGAGAAGAAAATCAAATTCTTTTCGAAATATTACGGAACTAATTACGGAAAAATATTCCTGGAAGCCCATGCCGCGCTTCATTCACATTGTTCAAAATACTTTAGAAAGTGTTTGAGTACCTATTCTTCCAGCAATGTTGCAGAAATTTATTGATTCGAGTATTCATGAAGCTTTCAATAACGGCAGTACTCGACCAAGTGAATGTAGTGGTTTGCGCCTTGAGTGAAGCTTTGCGTGCATACATTGGGTAACGCACGAATTCAACTTAATTCCTGAACTTACACGAATCCACGCATACAAGTTCGGCTTATGTGCGATTCACCAGTAATCTTCGATGCTTGCTCGTAATAAAGTTTGCCGTTCATTTGCGATTGTTCGCTTTATGTTCTATGTACACTGAggaaacttttcgtatagtttcgatgtctagatttttgcaatatgcccagcaaataaattttatgtgctaaacagttatcatttatgtgtttttaacaattatcattaaaatttgcacatactattcatatgcgtataatttgtATGTGTACTTCTACTGGTTTACCTGAttcactgcgaatatacgtgttattgaaataaaacgtaaccattcgttttattcgtttataacgcatatgcagttaatatcgataacaaacgattttttataaatgGTGCTTtggttattgcatttaacttgtaaaaagttgcataaataacaattcagtttcacaatacaattattacgtactactggcacttgaaatataaagtttaagtacgttatttttagtgatcaaaattaacgatattttcgatacaagggcgatatttttcgaaacctttcgaaccaacacgatcctgcgaacacaacgcatattcgcagtgagtcagataACACAgtaggcggattgtgtttatatgtggcacatagtgatgtccgattttctcagttaatcgattaacgaGTAATCGAATAGTTTTTTATCAATTGTTATTCGACACGATTAATCGTCTGTGATTAATCGGGTAATCGACGAAACTTCGATTACTCGTtgtgtatactgccgctactcgcatggcAGTCCCAttaatataggaaactccatagaaaatgggactgttatgtgagtagcggcagtataggtgGTGGATAAAGCGTAGTAAAAATCGAACACCGTTGCATTGTAACTCTCTTGCTGTTGATAGATTTGGGATTGCTGACGGCAGATGGTTTCCAgtatttttagataaaaattcattgaaatcctggtttttatttgtaaaattattttcaatgaaaataactttttatctgtATGTTGGATAACTCATCCAACAAAGCTGGTACTACCAACTTGGGGGTGTATTATTTGGAACTCTAAATCAACAAAGTCCGTTGTGGGTGAATTTCACTGACCTACTTATGTCTTGTATTACGTGCGCTATTGCTTCATTGGATAGCAACAGCTTATAATTATCGTTCAAGCTTGAAAATGGTATCCTCGCTTTAGTTATTACTGACCTGTCCTGTAAAAACAAGTTGTATCTGTAAACTGAGAAGCAGTTTAGTATGCGGTAGTTGTcgaaatgaattttcaaaaaagcttTGGCTCAAATCAAATACAGCAATGATTCGCTTGCTTAAGGATTCGTTAATTGGACGGTTCGTTAGTCGAAAAATCAACTATGGGCTATCTCCAACcaaaaagcaaaacacatcCAATTGTACGCGTACccctgagaatgaaaaataagttatttcaaataataGCACAGAAACCGGAAACCAGCGGGACCAACCAACAGaactaatattttaaaaatgattcacgatgacaaatgtaaaaagagatatttgaacctttTCGTTCTCATGCGAAATCCCACGCATGCGAATTCGATTAGTCTCTGTTTGCCTTGCCAAAGAGAGTTTTAAGTTTGTTCGCACTTCACTTAAGGGccaaaccaccccatcggcaggcaaccatgttttcgctgccaacatctcgtgtgtacgaaaatgagatagcatgtcagcactgcgtttcactcaactgcgaacagtttgatttgggcccgctgtcaaattttgagcccaggacatgctgtcgctgacgttcactgcatctCGTTATAGAGAAGGGGGGgttaaacagaatgctgcgtcagcgCATCCGcctgcgttattctgacagttttccaatgggtttactgtcaaattgacactgAGGGGTGCGTtgatgcagcattctgtttgggcctttacacGGAATCTCTATGCCGAGTTGTCAAGATCGTCAAAAGTTGCTTGAAAACGGTGAAAACACAAACAGaaatatttctttctctttttttctcgcacataaaagatatcatgaataaacctttgcacggtgcctaaccttgcacggtgcctaaccagTTGCATTGTTTACATTGTCAAGTGTGTTTCGCTGCTGCGTATCGTGTactattttatcaattttctttGTAACCGAGTGTGCAGTCATTTACCGATTTGTGTTTCGCCGTTTTACATCGACAACAGCTGCATCGACGTTATCGAGTCTTGTGCTGTAAACGCAAATCTGCcgcaaaataacaatttttctaGTCCGGTTCGAAGAGCAAGTGGTGTTGTTATTGTCCGGGACGAACTATCACTCATTCGCATTCAGCCTCCATACGGCTGCTGCTCCCACTGTCGGATACAAGCTATCGTTGGTTCATCAGTCCGTACGGAAGTATATCGTTAGGCGCATTCAATTTGGATTGCATTGCAAATTTCATACCTGTTGCGAATATTATGGCTTGTCACCGTTGCAAGAAGACGGTCACTGCTTCTGACCGTATAGTATGCCAAGGATTCTGTGGTGCTACCTTCCATGTCATTTGTGCGAAAGTGGACGATCCTGTACGAGAGGCGTTGGGCATTGGTGGCAATAACGTTTTCTGGATGTGTGATCCGTGCGCTGAACTATTCTCGAGTGGTCATTTTCGAGCGCTGTTAACTGATTTTGATGGGAAATGTTCATCGTTTATGCCAAAAGCAATACAATCGATGAGAGACGATATCGATAAGTTACATACAGCTTTAACTGCCCTAACAGCGAAAGTTGATGCCAAACCGAATGCTAACACGCCATACGCTACCCCGATCCCGTGGCCTAATGTTACTCGTTCGACTGGTCTGCAGAGTACGCCGAAACGACGACGAGGAAACAGTGGCAATCCTGTCAGTCCGCCTTCTACTATGACTGTTAACACCTACGGGACCAAAGCGGCTCATACAATTAGAACTGTTAATCTCCACCGGAAACAAGATGAGGACATGGCGTGGATATATTTGTCTGCATTTCACCCATCTACCACTGAGAAGGAAATCGCTAGTCTCGTCACTGAATGTCTTGCGTTGCATGCTGGAGATCAACCTAAGGTTGTGAAGCTGGTTCCTACGGGGAAAGATCCTGCAACACTCAACTTCGTGTCCTTCAAAATTGGAGTCAACCAACAATTTAAGGACAAAGCATTATGCTGcgaaacatggccggaaaatgtacgttttcgtctgttcgaaGATTATCGGACAAAAAACGCTGCAAGGATTGTCAAAATTTCGCCGAAGGAAATCTCATCAAGAATGCCGCCGGTGGACTCAGATCATGCTCATCGTATAGAGGTAGACGAATAGGCCAGCCATTCTCACCATTGTCAACGTCGGGATGCACGCAGCAAAGCATCATGGAAGCCCCTTCTGGCCACGATACAGTTAAGCCATCTGCCGTTCTTCATGAGCCTGCATGCAACAATGTAATAGTATCCTGCCAACAGAGTCATCCCGGCCCTGTATCCGGTGGTTTGGAAGGGGTCTTCCAGCCTGCTATCTCAGGCAAGTATCTGTGCATTCCCGACTTCTCTCGCCCTGATGTTTGTCGAAATTTCAGACGCACTGTGGACAGCATCCTGGAAGATCCCGTCGAGTCTTCAGCTAGTTCTTCTCATTTTAGTTGTCCTGGCCCCAGGGTCGTGGCTGGTGAGGAGATCTTCCGACCACACTCCCATGGCGACGCAATCGAAACTGATGCACCGAACAATGTGATGAATGCGACTGCAACGATAATAGGCCAGAACTCAAACGCTTTATTAGTGGGCAGCGAAAGTCATCTGACTCTCGCCAATGGTTCCAGCCGTAACGTCACCTCTCCTACACCGGCCGAAATACCTCATCCCGATAGGCCAATATCAACTTCATGCATGTCGAGTGCAGCCGAGGAATCACTGCTGTTATACTACCAGAATGCCTGCGGGATGAATACTGTCATCGACGATTATTTTCTCGCCATCTCAGAAGGTTTCTACGACGTCATCGCGTTAACGGAAACTTGGCTCGACGACCGCACTCTACAGTCTCAACTCTTGGGACATGAATACGAAGGCTTCCGCTGCGACCGCGGTCCTCACAATAGCTCGAAAAAAACCGGCGGAGGGGTGCTCGTTGCTGTTCGCCGTAGCCTGAAAGCATCCAGAGTCAACGACGTAGCTTGGAACAACATTGAGCAAGTCTGGGTATCTATAAAGTTGAAGGACCGTAATTTATATCT is part of the Sabethes cyaneus chromosome 2, idSabCyanKW18_F2, whole genome shotgun sequence genome and harbors:
- the LOC128735880 gene encoding uncharacterized protein LOC128735880 encodes the protein MACHRCKKTVTASDRIVCQGFCGATFHVICAKVDDPVREALGIGGNNVFWMCDPCAELFSSGHFRALLTDFDGKCSSFMPKAIQSMRDDIDKLHTALTALTAKVDAKPNANTPYATPIPWPNVTRSTGLQSTPKRRRGNSGNPVSPPSTMTVNTYGTKAAHTIRTVNLHRKQDEDMAWIYLSAFHPSTTEKEIASLVTECLALHAGDQPKVVKLVPTGKDPATLNFVSFKIGVNQQFKDKALCCETWPENVRFRLFEDYRTKNAARIVKISPKEISSRMPPVDSDHAHRIEVDE